Proteins encoded by one window of Homo sapiens chromosome 6 genomic scaffold, GRCh38.p14 alternate locus group ALT_REF_LOCI_6 HSCHR6_MHC_QBL_CTG1:
- the PBX2 gene encoding pre-B-cell leukemia transcription factor 2, with translation MDERLLGPPPPGGGRGGLGLVSGEPGGPGEPPGGGDPGGGSGGVPGGRGKQDIGDILQQIMTITDQSLDEAQAKKHALNCHRMKPALFSVLCEIKEKTGLSIRSSQEEEPVDPQLMRLDNMLLAEGVAGPEKGGGSAAAAAAAAASGGGVSPDNSIEHSDYRSKLAQIRHIYHSELEKYEQACNEFTTHVMNLLREQSRTRPVAPKEMERMVSIIHRKFSAIQMQLKQSTCEAVMILRSRFLDARRKRRNFSKQATEVLNEYFYSHLSNPYPSEEAKEELAKKCGITVSQVSNWFGNKRIRYKKNIGKFQEEANIYAVKTAVSVTQGGHSRTSSPTPPSSAGSGGSFNLSGSGDMFLGMPGLNGDSYSASQVESLRHSMGPGGYGDNLGGGQMYSPREMRANGSWQEAVTPSSVTSPTEGPGSVHSDTSN, from the exons ATGGACGAACGGCTACTGGGGCCGCCCCCTCCAGGCGGGGGCCGGGGGGGCCTAGGATTGGTGAGTGGGGAGCCTGGGGGCCCTGGCGAGCCTCCCGGTGGCGGAGACCCCGGTGGGGGTAGCGGGGGGGTCCCGGGAGGCCGAGGGAAGCAAGACATCGGGGACATTCTGCAGCAGATAATGACCATCACCGACCAGAGCCTGGACGAGGCCCAGGCCAA GAAACACGCCCTAAACTGCCACCGAATGAAGCCTGCTCTCTTTAGCGTCCTGTGTGAAATCAAGGAGAAAACTG GCCTCAGCATTCGGagctcccaggaggaggagccGGTGGACCCACAGCTGATGCGCTTGGACAACATGCTTCTGGCAGAGGGTGTGGCTGGGCCCGAGAAAGGGGGCggctcagcagcagcagctgcagccgcTGCAGCCTCTGGTGGTGGTGTGTCCCCTGACAACTCCATCGAACACTCGGACTATCGCAGCAAACTTGCCCAGATCCGTCACATATACCACTCGGAGCTGGAGAAGTATGAGCAG GCATGTAATGAGTTCACGACCCATGTCATGAACCTGCTGAGGGAGCAGAGCCGCACCAGGCCCGTGGCCCCCAAAGAGATGGAACGCATGGTGAGCATCATCCATCGAAAGTTCAGCGCCATCCAGATGCAGCTGAAGCAGAGCACCTGCGAGGCTGTGATGATCCTGCGCTCCCGTTTCCTGGATGCCAG ACGAAAGCGCCGTAACTTCAGCAAACAGGCCACTGAGGTCCTAAATGAGTATTTCTACTCCCACCTGAGTAACCCATATCCTAGtgaggaggccaaggaggagctTGCCAAGAAGTGTGGCATCACCGTGTCTCAG GTCTCCAACTGGTTTGGCAACAAGAGGATTCGCTATAAGAAAAACATCGGAAAGTTCCAAGAGGAGGCAAACATCTATGCTGTCAAGACCGCCGTGTCAGTCACCCAGGGGGGCCACAGCCGCACCAGCTCCCCGACACCCCCTTCCTCTGCAG GCTCTGGCGGCTCTTTCAATCTCTCAGGATCTGGAGACATGTTTCTGGGGATGCCTGGGCTCAACGGAGATTCCTATTCTGCTTCCCAG GTGGAATCACTCCGACACTCGATGGGGCCAGGGGGCTATGGGGATAACCTCGGGGGAGGCCAGATGTACAGCCCACGGGAAATGAGG GCAAATGGCAGCTGGCAAGAGGCTGTGACCCCCTCTTCAGTGACATCCCCAACGGAGGGACCAGGGAGTGTTCACTCTGATACCTCCAACTGA
- the PBX2 gene encoding pre-B-cell leukemia transcription factor 2 isoform X1, producing the protein MRLDNMLLAEGVAGPEKGGGSAAAAAAAAASGGGVSPDNSIEHSDYRSKLAQIRHIYHSELEKYEQACNEFTTHVMNLLREQSRTRPVAPKEMERMVSIIHRKFSAIQMQLKQSTCEAVMILRSRFLDARRKRRNFSKQATEVLNEYFYSHLSNPYPSEEAKEELAKKCGITVSQVSNWFGNKRIRYKKNIGKFQEEANIYAVKTAVSVTQGGHSRTSSPTPPSSAGSGGSFNLSGSGDMFLGMPGLNGDSYSASQVESLRHSMGPGGYGDNLGGGQMYSPREMRANGSWQEAVTPSSVTSPTEGPGSVHSDTSN; encoded by the exons ATGCGCTTGGACAACATGCTTCTGGCAGAGGGTGTGGCTGGGCCCGAGAAAGGGGGCggctcagcagcagcagctgcagccgcTGCAGCCTCTGGTGGTGGTGTGTCCCCTGACAACTCCATCGAACACTCGGACTATCGCAGCAAACTTGCCCAGATCCGTCACATATACCACTCGGAGCTGGAGAAGTATGAGCAG GCATGTAATGAGTTCACGACCCATGTCATGAACCTGCTGAGGGAGCAGAGCCGCACCAGGCCCGTGGCCCCCAAAGAGATGGAACGCATGGTGAGCATCATCCATCGAAAGTTCAGCGCCATCCAGATGCAGCTGAAGCAGAGCACCTGCGAGGCTGTGATGATCCTGCGCTCCCGTTTCCTGGATGCCAG ACGAAAGCGCCGTAACTTCAGCAAACAGGCCACTGAGGTCCTAAATGAGTATTTCTACTCCCACCTGAGTAACCCATATCCTAGtgaggaggccaaggaggagctTGCCAAGAAGTGTGGCATCACCGTGTCTCAG GTCTCCAACTGGTTTGGCAACAAGAGGATTCGCTATAAGAAAAACATCGGAAAGTTCCAAGAGGAGGCAAACATCTATGCTGTCAAGACCGCCGTGTCAGTCACCCAGGGGGGCCACAGCCGCACCAGCTCCCCGACACCCCCTTCCTCTGCAG GCTCTGGCGGCTCTTTCAATCTCTCAGGATCTGGAGACATGTTTCTGGGGATGCCTGGGCTCAACGGAGATTCCTATTCTGCTTCCCAG GTGGAATCACTCCGACACTCGATGGGGCCAGGGGGCTATGGGGATAACCTCGGGGGAGGCCAGATGTACAGCCCACGGGAAATGAGG GCAAATGGCAGCTGGCAAGAGGCTGTGACCCCCTCTTCAGTGACATCCCCAACGGAGGGACCAGGGAGTGTTCACTCTGATACCTCCAACTGA
- the GPSM3 gene encoding G-protein-signaling modulator 3 — protein sequence MEAERPQEEEDGEQGPPQDEEGWPPPNSTTRPWRSAPPSPPPPGTRHTALGPRSASLLSLQTELLLDLVAEAQSRRLEEQRATFYTPQNPSSLAPAPLRPLEDREQLYSTILSHQCQRMEAQRSEPPLPPGGQELLELLLRVQGGGRMEEQRSRPPTHTC from the exons ATGGAGGCTGAGAGACCCCAGGAAGAAGAGGATGGTGAGCAG GGCCCCCCTCAGGATGAGGAAGGCTGGCCCCCTCCAAACTCCACCACTCGGCCTTGGCGATCTGCTCCTCcatcccctcctcctccagggacCCGCCACACAG ccctgggACCCCGCTCGGCCTCCCTGCTCTCCCTGCAGACTGAACTCCTTCTGGACCTGGTGGCTGAAGCCCAGTCCCGCCGCCTGGAGGAGCAGAGGGCCACCTTCTACACCCCCCAAAACCCCTCAAGCCTAGCCCCTGCCCCACTCCGTCCTCTCGAGGACAGAGAACAGCTTTACAGCACTATCCTCAGTCACCAG TGCCAGCGGATGGAAGCCCAGCGGTCAGagcctcccctccctccagggGGGCAAGAGCTCCTGGAGTTGCTGCTGAGAGTTCAGGGTGGGGGTCGAATGGAGGAGCAAAGGTCCCGgccccccacacacacctgcTGA